Part of the Terriglobales bacterium genome is shown below.
AGCAAGTCCGAGCACATGCCGGAGCTGGAGGAGACCTTCTCAAAGCTGGCGCAGGCGAGGATCGGCGACCTGAATACGGAGTACGAAGATCGGCTCGCGAAATTTTTGCGATCGCTTGAGAAAACGGGCGAGATCGGAGGGCCTCCGCAGGGGCTTACTGTGGAGCAGATCGTCCACATCTTGATGCGGGCGGCACAGGGGGCCAAACACGACGCTAAGATGCAGGGCGATCGGAAGACACTTGAGCGGCGCCTGCGGGAGTTAGCGATGCTCGCCATTGCCGCGATGAAAAAGTAATTAGAATGCGAAATGTCTGCCGTTAATCAGGACGAGTGGTCATTGGAGACCACACCGATTATCTGTAAACTGTCTCATGCCAAATCGTAAAAAATCACGCGCCTCAAAATCCACGCAAGCGACGCAAAGCCGTTTCGCGAATGTCAACGGCGTGCGGCTGCACTATCTGGTTGCAGGCACAGGCGACCCAGTCGTGCTCCTGCATGGTTATGCCGAAACCAGCCACATGTGGCGCCCGCTGATGGCGAAGCTGGCAAGCACCCACACCGTAATCGCCCCGGATTTGCGCGGAGCCGGTCAATCCGCTACTCCGGCCGATGGCTACACCAAGGCTGCAATGGCGCAGGATATCCACGCGCTCGTGCGCAAACTTGGTTACGAACACATTCAAATTGTCGGACACGATATTGGATTGATGGTTGCGTATGCCTATGCGGCGCAGTATCCGAGCGAGGTGGACCGCATTGCGTTAATGGACGCCTTCCTGCCTGGCGTAGGAAACTGGCGCGACGTTTGGCTGATGCGTGATCTGTGGCATTTTCATTTTTACGGCAAGACGCCGCTCGCGCTCGTACACGGCCGCGAACGCATTTATTTTGAGCATTTCTGGAACGATTTTGCCGCCAACCCCAAACATTCGGTGCCGGAGCGCGACCGTAAGATTTACGCGAAAGCTTATGGCCGGCCGGGCGGCATGCGCGCCGGCTT
Proteins encoded:
- a CDS encoding alpha/beta hydrolase; amino-acid sequence: MPNRKKSRASKSTQATQSRFANVNGVRLHYLVAGTGDPVVLLHGYAETSHMWRPLMAKLASTHTVIAPDLRGAGQSATPADGYTKAAMAQDIHALVRKLGYEHIQIVGHDIGLMVAYAYAAQYPSEVDRIALMDAFLPGVGNWRDVWLMRDLWHFHFYGKTPLALVHGRERIYFEHFWNDFAANPKHSVPERDRKIYAKAYGRPGGMRAGFEYFRAFEQDAKDFAGFAQTRLPMPMLVLTGEKASGDFLIQQGRLVATNVEGVVVRNSGHWLMEEAPDQVIPKLVEFLNR